A stretch of the Thiomicrospira pelophila DSM 1534 genome encodes the following:
- a CDS encoding Na+/H+ antiporter subunit E, translated as MIKKLFPHPILMLVLWATWLLLNNTMSAGHIVLGFMLATFIPWLTSSFWPEKICLHKPLTLLKFILVVLWDILVANFTVAKLILGKNERLQPSFICIDLDITSPIGISLLANTISLTPGTVSCDLSADKRQLLVHGLHVEDIEATTHEIKQRYEKPLMEVFVSC; from the coding sequence ATGATTAAGAAACTGTTTCCGCATCCAATCTTAATGTTGGTTCTTTGGGCTACCTGGTTATTGCTTAACAACACCATGTCGGCCGGGCATATTGTTTTAGGCTTTATGTTGGCGACCTTTATTCCATGGCTAACCTCCAGCTTTTGGCCTGAAAAGATTTGCCTTCATAAACCACTTACCTTGCTCAAGTTTATCCTGGTGGTGTTATGGGATATTTTGGTGGCCAACTTTACTGTTGCTAAGCTAATCTTGGGTAAAAATGAGCGCTTACAACCCAGCTTTATCTGTATTGACTTAGATATAACCAGCCCAATTGGTATCAGCTTGTTGGCCAACACCATTTCATTAACACCGGGTACCGTATCTTGTGATTTATCAGCCGACAAGCGTCAGCTATTGGTGCATGGCTTGCATGTTGAAGATATTGAAGCGACCACTCATGAAATCAAACAGCGTTATGAAAAACCACTGATGGAGGTATTTGTATCATGCTAG
- a CDS encoding K+/H+ antiporter subunit F: MLATVLPIAFALVSLALVLSLVRLVKGPDLPDRILALDTLYINAIALLILLGLHLGSALYFEAALLIAVMGFVGTVALSKYLLRGDIME; this comes from the coding sequence ATGCTAGCCACGGTTTTACCGATTGCATTTGCACTGGTCAGCTTAGCGCTGGTTCTTAGCTTGGTTCGTTTAGTCAAAGGGCCAGATCTTCCTGATCGTATCTTAGCGTTAGACACGCTTTATATTAACGCCATTGCGCTTCTCATTTTGCTCGGGCTCCACTTAGGAAGCGCGCTCTACTTTGAGGCCGCACTGTTAATTGCGGTGATGGGGTTTGTGGGCACAGTGGCTCTAAGCAAATACCTATTACGCGGCGATATCATGGAATAA
- a CDS encoding Hsp20/alpha crystallin family protein: protein MELSKINPWNWFKHEEPNASQQAIPVKHKDYPSQTGLSDIWQLHREMDRLFDQAFHGFGLPTRRLNSLFSANNQAAFRPNLNVASDDKQYTVSLEAPGLVQEDIKLELKGQTLFIQGEKRLEKEDKDQHYYRIERSYGQFQRTLDLPDDVVLDKIEASMKDGVLTVVLPRDGQAPKNGHRQIPIKT from the coding sequence ATGGAACTAAGTAAAATCAATCCTTGGAACTGGTTTAAACATGAAGAGCCAAATGCTTCTCAACAAGCTATTCCAGTTAAACATAAAGATTACCCTTCTCAAACCGGGTTGTCGGATATTTGGCAGTTACACCGCGAAATGGATCGGTTATTCGATCAGGCCTTTCATGGTTTTGGTTTGCCGACTCGTCGCTTAAACTCGCTGTTTTCGGCCAATAATCAGGCGGCTTTTCGACCTAACTTGAATGTGGCAAGTGACGATAAGCAATATACGGTTTCACTCGAAGCACCAGGCCTGGTGCAAGAGGATATTAAGCTTGAACTGAAAGGCCAGACCTTGTTTATTCAAGGGGAAAAGCGTTTAGAGAAAGAAGATAAGGATCAGCATTATTATCGAATCGAGCGCAGTTATGGTCAGTTTCAACGCACCTTAGACCTGCCGGATGATGTGGTGTTGGATAAGATTGAAGCCAGTATGAAAGATGGGGTACTAACCGTGGTTTTGCCAAGAGATGGTCAAGCCCCGAAAAATGGCCACCGACAAATTCCGATCAAGACCTAA
- a CDS encoding nitric oxide reductase activation protein NorD: MTLELLETYRKQLNCGFEQVQQLFPQCVVQARECLSEAGLNIYLEKAQLLCKMGRGAEPAIIYLDEMPSIASHLGETSLSAVADYAYKLARSPNSKAIVPFLQSLASLNRRIDQVEQLNEYLAMLDDFIDRTQTVIHGHQSMYESKGLIPMLDKVPFLVGKLTLDGLRRWMDYGIRNYQHFPDQQAEYFALQSADSKNIMQRERHGVVFKDVERQLDMLQSALWNQERMFVSFSTAFDQIKKPIPYIEEDAMRVPDMYDDLNGVSGLDRYRAMLMHMMAHYTWSKPSIGDNMAPQVQLFLELFEDCRVDSLAIARFPGLKKLFLSLHPIPVEGSCDESQESCLRYRSTRLSRALLDADFKPNDALIENMVEQFNQVMQKGENSSIEDLRDLATHYFVKSRKQTDSLPNLYFTDTEISYRDDNRYLWVFHEEGDEADDTVENEYKPDDQDREIDQDGGLPPRHYDEWDYISETYRPEWTTVYERLHPAGDANKIDSLLAKHAGLVKQLKRVIEMLKPQNKVRVRFQEEGDELDLDVAIRSLIDYKSGSQPDPRINTSHTPDGRSISVMLLVDMSESLNQRVAGTDQTLLELSQEALALLAWAVEQLGDPFAIAGFSSDTRHEVRYQHIKGYSEHWSEPVKSRIAAMQAGYSTRMGAAMRHAAHYLSAQQTDKKLMLILTDGEPADIDVKDPKMLIQDSKQAVTELANQGIYTYCINMDPKADEYVADIFGNHYAIIDKLERLPEQLPKLFINLTQ; the protein is encoded by the coding sequence ATGACGCTAGAATTACTTGAAACCTACCGAAAGCAACTCAACTGTGGCTTTGAGCAGGTTCAGCAACTTTTCCCCCAATGTGTCGTACAGGCTCGGGAATGTTTGTCGGAAGCTGGCTTAAATATCTATCTAGAAAAAGCTCAGCTACTTTGCAAAATGGGACGTGGCGCGGAGCCGGCCATTATATATCTAGACGAAATGCCCAGCATTGCTAGTCATTTAGGTGAAACTTCGCTGAGTGCTGTAGCCGACTATGCCTATAAATTGGCGCGCAGCCCAAACAGTAAAGCCATCGTGCCCTTTTTGCAAAGCTTGGCCTCCCTTAACCGCCGTATTGACCAAGTCGAACAGCTCAACGAATATCTGGCGATGCTGGATGATTTTATTGATCGCACTCAAACCGTGATTCATGGCCACCAGTCGATGTATGAAAGCAAAGGCCTGATCCCGATGTTGGACAAGGTTCCATTTTTAGTGGGCAAGCTTACGTTGGATGGATTAAGACGTTGGATGGATTACGGCATTAGAAATTACCAACATTTTCCAGATCAACAAGCTGAATATTTTGCGCTGCAATCCGCCGATTCTAAAAACATCATGCAACGCGAGCGTCATGGCGTCGTGTTTAAAGATGTCGAACGCCAGTTGGATATGTTACAAAGTGCGTTATGGAATCAAGAACGCATGTTTGTGAGTTTTTCGACTGCCTTTGATCAAATCAAAAAACCGATTCCCTATATTGAAGAAGATGCCATGCGTGTGCCGGATATGTACGATGATTTAAATGGCGTGTCGGGTTTAGATCGTTATCGCGCCATGCTGATGCATATGATGGCCCATTACACCTGGTCAAAACCCAGCATCGGTGACAACATGGCGCCGCAAGTACAATTGTTCCTTGAACTGTTCGAAGATTGTCGCGTCGATAGCTTAGCCATTGCGCGTTTTCCCGGTTTAAAAAAGTTATTTCTGTCTTTGCACCCGATCCCAGTTGAAGGAAGTTGTGATGAGAGCCAAGAGTCCTGCTTGCGTTATCGTTCAACTCGTTTATCGCGCGCTTTACTAGATGCGGACTTTAAGCCTAATGATGCGCTCATTGAAAATATGGTCGAACAGTTTAATCAAGTGATGCAAAAAGGCGAAAATTCGAGCATAGAAGACCTGCGCGATCTAGCGACGCATTATTTTGTTAAAAGTCGTAAACAAACGGATAGCTTGCCCAATCTGTATTTTACCGATACCGAAATTTCCTATCGTGATGACAACCGCTATTTATGGGTGTTCCATGAAGAAGGCGACGAAGCTGATGATACGGTTGAAAATGAATACAAACCAGACGATCAAGACCGAGAAATTGATCAAGATGGCGGCTTGCCACCACGTCATTACGACGAATGGGATTACATTAGTGAAACCTATCGGCCTGAGTGGACCACCGTTTATGAAAGATTGCATCCAGCCGGTGACGCCAACAAAATTGACAGCTTGCTGGCTAAACATGCCGGCCTGGTCAAACAGCTTAAGCGTGTCATTGAAATGCTCAAACCGCAAAATAAAGTGCGCGTGCGTTTTCAAGAAGAAGGCGACGAGCTCGACTTAGATGTCGCAATACGCTCACTCATCGACTACAAAAGTGGCTCACAACCTGACCCGCGCATTAACACCAGCCACACGCCAGATGGTCGCTCCATTTCGGTCATGTTGCTGGTGGATATGTCTGAATCTTTAAATCAACGTGTTGCAGGTACCGATCAAACCTTACTTGAACTCAGTCAAGAAGCTTTGGCCTTATTGGCTTGGGCGGTTGAGCAATTAGGTGATCCGTTTGCGATTGCGGGCTTTAGTTCAGATACCCGTCACGAAGTGCGATACCAGCACATCAAAGGCTATAGCGAACATTGGTCAGAGCCGGTTAAATCACGCATCGCCGCGATGCAAGCGGGTTATTCCACTCGAATGGGCGCAGCGATGCGTCACGCCGCGCATTATTTATCCGCGCAACAAACCGATAAAAAACTCATGCTAATTCTAACGGATGGCGAGCCTGCGGATATTGATGTCAAAGATCCCAAAATGCTGATTCAAGACAGCAAACAGGCGGTCACAGAGTTGGCCAATCAAGGCATCTACACCTACTGCATTAACATGGACCCAAAAGCCGATGAATATGTAGCGGACATTTTTGGTAACCACTATGCCATTATCGACAAGCTCGAACGTCTACCCGAACAGTTACCTAAATTATTTATCAATTTGACGCAGTAA
- the hisI gene encoding phosphoribosyl-AMP cyclohydrolase has protein sequence MSELNFLSLEHAKKGDQFDWAQLKTHLKFDADGLMPAIAQQHDTGEVLMLAYMNLAALEETLQTGRVCYWSRSRQNYWRKGEASGQIQTLKEARLDCDGDTLLLLVDQTGPACHSGRANCFYNAIKDDKIEILTDPIIDPAELYKHHSH, from the coding sequence ATGTCGGAACTCAATTTTTTAAGTTTAGAGCACGCCAAAAAAGGTGATCAGTTTGACTGGGCACAACTCAAAACCCATTTAAAATTTGATGCCGATGGTTTAATGCCAGCCATAGCACAGCAACACGATACGGGTGAAGTCTTAATGCTGGCTTATATGAACTTGGCCGCACTCGAAGAAACCTTACAAACCGGACGTGTTTGTTATTGGTCGCGCTCACGCCAAAACTACTGGCGCAAAGGTGAAGCTTCTGGTCAAATCCAAACGCTTAAAGAAGCCCGTTTGGACTGCGATGGCGATACCTTACTATTGTTGGTCGACCAAACTGGACCAGCCTGCCACAGCGGCCGTGCAAACTGTTTTTACAATGCGATTAAAGACGACAAAATTGAAATCTTAACCGACCCAATAATAGACCCGGCTGAACTCTACAAACACCATTCGCACTAA
- a CDS encoding 3'-5' exonuclease: MSQAQLILFDKRNQPLKEYIVAVTASDGLDIKGVQLVASPAKGEKALLSAGLRIPPLEQFDYNTKKIAHTALDQLIIAEDEVVSCEEFIQRASEDETVRAALTRSMNKAQLAIEALISEFTQSEVIPLIKENRNDALFKLKQHDKDLKGKRVLCLDIEATDISTNPEADVIQISICDLDGKEILNQLINPGYDIPENEKHNISTEMVQEAPLFAQCWDEIHKVLLEADIILAYSTESDFAYLQNSANKKMLEFELDYNKWLDVAELSKELVGAMRWHSERMYWFWKTPKLTVAYEKVLGQPFPGDAHDALADARATAELMLAMLKLGRNSQINEKKPSPTEKKAVSNNLFAQAFANAKRK, from the coding sequence ATGAGCCAAGCGCAACTGATTTTATTTGATAAACGTAACCAACCTTTAAAAGAATACATTGTTGCCGTAACGGCCTCCGATGGACTGGATATCAAAGGCGTTCAGCTCGTAGCCTCTCCGGCAAAAGGTGAAAAAGCTCTACTATCTGCTGGTCTACGCATTCCGCCCCTAGAACAGTTTGATTACAACACCAAAAAAATTGCGCATACCGCATTAGATCAACTCATCATTGCTGAAGATGAAGTCGTCAGCTGCGAAGAATTTATTCAACGTGCGTCTGAAGATGAAACCGTACGGGCTGCATTAACTCGTTCCATGAATAAAGCTCAGTTGGCGATTGAAGCCTTAATCAGCGAATTCACTCAATCTGAAGTGATTCCACTGATCAAAGAAAACCGTAATGATGCGTTATTCAAGCTTAAACAACATGATAAAGACCTTAAAGGTAAACGTGTATTGTGCTTGGATATAGAAGCCACCGATATTTCGACCAATCCCGAAGCCGATGTCATCCAAATTTCGATCTGCGATTTAGACGGTAAAGAAATCCTAAACCAGCTGATCAACCCAGGTTATGACATTCCTGAAAATGAAAAGCACAACATTTCAACTGAAATGGTGCAAGAAGCGCCGTTGTTCGCACAGTGTTGGGATGAGATTCACAAGGTATTACTTGAAGCTGATATTATCCTGGCCTACAGCACCGAAAGTGACTTTGCCTATTTACAAAACTCGGCGAATAAGAAAATGCTCGAGTTCGAGCTCGACTACAACAAATGGTTAGATGTCGCCGAACTCAGCAAAGAATTGGTCGGTGCGATGCGCTGGCATTCTGAGCGCATGTATTGGTTCTGGAAAACCCCGAAGCTAACAGTCGCTTATGAAAAAGTACTAGGCCAGCCATTTCCGGGTGATGCGCACGATGCGTTAGCGGATGCGCGCGCGACGGCTGAGCTGATGCTAGCTATGTTAAAACTCGGGCGTAACTCACAAATCAATGAGAAAAAACCCTCGCCAACCGAGAAAAAAGCCGTCAGCAATAATTTATTTGCCCAGGCTTTTGCCAACGCAAAACGCAAATAA
- a CDS encoding Na+/H+ antiporter subunit G, translating into MLEWILALLVLIGAFFTLVGSVGLYKLPDFFMRLHGPTKATTLGVGAILLASALYFTFKTDHASLHEILITLFLFITAPVSAHLMAKAALHIKLKQVERTKNVTEAERF; encoded by the coding sequence ATGTTGGAATGGATTTTAGCTTTGCTGGTATTAATCGGCGCATTTTTTACCCTGGTAGGTTCGGTGGGTTTATACAAACTGCCGGATTTTTTTATGCGTTTACACGGCCCAACAAAAGCCACCACTTTAGGTGTAGGCGCGATTTTATTGGCTTCTGCACTTTATTTTACATTTAAAACAGACCATGCCAGTCTGCATGAAATATTGATCACGCTCTTTCTCTTTATCACCGCACCAGTTAGTGCGCATTTGATGGCCAAGGCAGCCCTGCACATCAAACTCAAACAAGTCGAGCGCACCAAAAACGTTACTGAAGCAGAACGCTTCTAA